A portion of the Halobacillus ihumii genome contains these proteins:
- a CDS encoding glycosyltransferase, producing the protein MRKFYFVMAYLHEVGGMMNAVYSRSRVFSSLNEENNILTFRYTNRASLFLKESSLKSEGILGQNTNILNMYKDYYAKIKGNHTFEYQEQIPNFYEVFTEVKEVKGRNALKCYMDGAYKCFVSYEHDNGALKFIDYVNLNSKKLCRKSYDIHGKLHLVQYYNDKNHKLAILEEFINENGKCYMKKIFQIENNKRTIQSIQWYSDEGVLFFSNETELRQFWIKELLKDNSNEHHFIIENRAQDNVILPIKDKQNFHKHIFMHTNHLKSPYKNLREVKFKTIEKYLDSIERIFFLTDEQKNDFDEIHNSSHKTYVVPHYFEPENCNEERNNKTILIMSRLSKEKRIDHIVKAFSLVKKRDSEVRLMICGSGTEEEYLKKLTVDLGIADSVIFKGYVKNIKSLYCRSTLSVITSEYEGFCLSILESLSYGCPVISYDFKYGPSYLIKHNYSGKLVKDGDIEELSNQIIEVIENRRLRKKMVKGAFKTQKRFSYDSHFKIWKKLLNTE; encoded by the coding sequence GAGCATCATTATTTTTGAAAGAAAGTTCTTTAAAAAGTGAGGGGATATTAGGGCAAAATACAAACATTTTAAATATGTACAAAGACTATTACGCTAAAATAAAAGGAAATCATACTTTCGAATACCAAGAACAAATACCAAACTTCTACGAGGTATTTACGGAGGTAAAAGAAGTAAAAGGAAGAAATGCTCTAAAATGTTATATGGATGGAGCGTATAAGTGTTTTGTTAGTTATGAACACGATAATGGTGCTTTAAAATTTATTGATTATGTAAATCTTAATTCGAAGAAACTATGCAGAAAAAGTTATGATATTCATGGAAAACTTCATCTAGTTCAATATTATAATGATAAAAATCATAAGTTAGCTATACTGGAAGAGTTTATCAATGAAAATGGAAAATGTTATATGAAGAAGATATTCCAGATTGAAAATAATAAAAGAACAATTCAAAGTATACAGTGGTATAGTGACGAAGGAGTGCTCTTCTTTAGTAATGAAACTGAGTTAAGACAGTTTTGGATTAAAGAGCTTCTCAAGGATAATAGCAATGAACATCATTTTATTATAGAAAATAGGGCACAAGATAATGTAATCCTTCCAATTAAAGACAAACAAAATTTTCACAAACATATTTTTATGCATACCAATCATTTGAAGTCACCTTATAAAAACCTTAGAGAGGTGAAGTTCAAAACGATAGAGAAGTATCTTGATAGTATAGAGAGAATATTTTTCTTAACAGATGAACAAAAAAATGATTTTGATGAAATACACAATAGTTCCCATAAAACATATGTTGTACCTCATTATTTTGAACCTGAAAATTGTAATGAAGAGAGAAATAATAAGACAATACTTATAATGTCCAGGTTATCCAAAGAAAAAAGAATTGACCATATAGTAAAAGCATTCTCACTAGTTAAAAAACGAGATTCCGAAGTAAGGCTGATGATTTGCGGAAGTGGTACAGAAGAAGAGTATTTAAAGAAATTAACAGTTGATTTAGGTATTGCCGATTCTGTGATTTTTAAAGGTTATGTAAAAAATATAAAAAGCTTATATTGTAGAAGTACATTATCAGTAATTACTTCTGAATATGAAGGGTTTTGTTTAAGTATCTTAGAGTCTCTGTCTTATGGGTGCCCAGTAATCAGTTATGATTTTAAGTATGGCCCATCTTACTTAATCAAGCATAACTACAGTGGTAAATTGGTAAAGGATGGTGACATAGAAGAATTGAGCAATCAAATAATTGAAGTAATTGAAAATAGAAGGTTGAGAAAAAAGATGGTGAAGGGAGCTTTTAAAACCCAAAAAAGGTTTTCATATGATTCTCATTTTAAAATTTGGAAGAAGTTATTGAATACTGAATAG
- a CDS encoding WecB/TagA/CpsF family glycosyltransferase — MEKNQAYVEIKGIPFAKINNQQLLNDHLFPAIASHKKKFVVTANPEIVMAAEEDRDYKQILQKADYVIADGIGVVIGSKLLRQPLPERIAGYDLMLQLLEKANHDGLRCYFLGAKQDVLNKAIANIKIKFPNLVIAGSHHGYFDINDASIVQEVKDSNPDLIFVGLGFPNQEKWIHQHYNQFSRGLFMGVGGSFDGLAGYLKRAPKSWQKLNIEWLYRLIKQPSRWKRMLQLPRFIWHILWKK, encoded by the coding sequence ATGGAAAAAAATCAGGCGTATGTTGAAATTAAAGGAATTCCTTTTGCGAAAATAAATAATCAACAGCTGTTGAATGATCATTTATTTCCTGCCATTGCATCACATAAAAAGAAGTTTGTCGTAACAGCAAATCCAGAAATTGTGATGGCAGCGGAAGAGGATCGAGACTATAAACAAATTCTTCAGAAAGCTGATTATGTCATTGCAGATGGCATTGGTGTCGTCATAGGGTCCAAGTTACTGCGACAGCCGCTTCCCGAGCGGATCGCTGGCTATGATTTGATGCTTCAGCTGTTGGAGAAAGCGAATCATGATGGGCTTAGATGCTATTTCCTGGGAGCGAAACAGGATGTTCTGAACAAGGCTATAGCCAATATTAAAATTAAATTCCCGAATTTGGTTATTGCAGGCTCTCATCATGGTTATTTTGATATTAATGATGCTTCTATCGTTCAAGAGGTTAAGGATAGTAACCCTGACTTGATTTTTGTAGGGTTAGGGTTTCCAAATCAGGAGAAGTGGATACATCAACATTACAATCAGTTTAGTCGAGGACTTTTTATGGGAGTTGGAGGAAGTTTTGATGGGTTGGCTGGTTATTTGAAGCGGGCACCTAAGAGCTGGCAAAAGTTGAATATTGAATGGCTTTATAGATTAATTAAACAACCGTCACGCTGGAAACGGATGTTACAGCTGCCACGATTCATTTGGCATATCTTATGGAAAAAGTGA
- a CDS encoding glycosyltransferase family 4 protein, whose product MKVLHLNAGNETGGGMNHILSLLNELNHEEVILGVLEDGEMVQRASESGIPTVNFKQSFPFDLSVLFQIKRYIQQENIDIIHTHGPRANVLLRMLKSKISIPWVLTLHSDPNDDFIGHGVKGELFMHLHKRAIRSADHCLAISERFRKRLLQMNIPDHKISTIYNGIDFSVRPEVNLQREDLGFKKDDFLVAMVARFEAVKQHELALNSFASFLEQNNEAHLLLLGDGTLEDQLKRQCKTLKIEDHVHFLGFRSDVKAVLPMVDLTLLTSKSESFPLVLLESARAGVPAITTDVGGVDKLIPSRKYGWIVEQPEVEAIAVALNQAYSLRRSELETIGESFREFASSRFSLHHFAAQVNQVYHLFPEVPTKIECNG is encoded by the coding sequence ATGAAAGTTCTACATTTAAATGCGGGAAACGAAACAGGCGGTGGCATGAATCACATCTTATCCTTATTAAACGAATTGAATCACGAGGAAGTCATTTTAGGCGTTTTAGAGGATGGGGAAATGGTGCAGCGGGCTTCTGAGTCAGGAATCCCAACGGTAAATTTTAAGCAGTCTTTTCCCTTTGATCTGTCTGTTCTTTTTCAAATAAAAAGGTACATTCAGCAAGAAAATATTGATATTATTCATACACATGGACCGCGGGCGAATGTACTTCTGAGGATGCTTAAATCAAAAATTTCGATCCCCTGGGTTCTTACTCTTCATAGTGATCCCAATGATGACTTTATTGGACATGGGGTAAAGGGTGAACTGTTTATGCATCTTCATAAGCGAGCTATTCGTTCAGCAGATCATTGCCTTGCCATTTCTGAGCGTTTTCGCAAGAGGCTTTTACAAATGAACATCCCAGACCATAAAATTAGCACCATTTATAATGGGATTGATTTTTCAGTGAGACCTGAAGTAAACTTACAGAGGGAAGATCTTGGGTTTAAGAAAGATGATTTTTTAGTGGCTATGGTAGCCCGCTTTGAAGCGGTGAAGCAACATGAGTTGGCTCTAAATTCATTTGCATCCTTTCTCGAACAAAATAATGAGGCACATTTACTGCTTTTAGGTGATGGGACACTAGAAGATCAATTGAAAAGACAATGCAAAACATTGAAAATAGAAGATCATGTACATTTCTTAGGATTTAGATCTGATGTGAAAGCTGTACTTCCAATGGTTGATTTGACCCTCCTCACATCCAAAAGTGAGAGTTTTCCGCTTGTGTTATTGGAATCAGCCAGGGCAGGGGTTCCTGCTATTACAACTGATGTTGGCGGTGTCGATAAACTTATTCCTTCTAGAAAGTACGGTTGGATCGTGGAACAGCCTGAGGTTGAAGCAATTGCAGTGGCGCTAAACCAAGCCTATTCTTTAAGAAGAAGTGAGCTTGAAACGATAGGGGAAAGCTTCCGTGAATTTGCATCCAGTCGATTTTCCTTACACCATTTTGCAGCTCAAGTAAATCAGGTTTATCATTTATTTCCCGAAGTACCGACAAAAATAGAGTGCAATGGTTAA
- a CDS encoding CDP-glycerol glycerophosphotransferase family protein — MKSNNKQEPCVVDIKIHENQKMSIFIPIDTKDRNNRLILVNRNNQEEISLPIKIKYVNGETQLLYSVLDYFDLKGILLNGEFWDLYLQNSKGTQRVICKNNSIEFVRINGEAGTFHAYITKKGNISFKHSEVELFAGVNNVEFQNDGVLIVEGLIEKIDLKRVHEKYLAITDVSNNESRLPIDITERTGKQFDTFQAQLKLDKKYIESLPNSLKFTLGVEFTEEETVIVKESPRLKYHGAIKFEDTFTFNNEDTKLKVTIKPTKKKRYLSVKILEDNPLKETADKLELKVVKMRRGKRALKLYKHIFNIASLLPKKKNLVVFESFHGKQYSDSPRAVYEYMKVNEPEYQLIWSADRRYYSDLKSKGLPVVRRFSVKWLIVMTRAKYWVTNTRLPNWIPKPRGTEYLQTWHGTPLKRLAVDMEEVHMPGTNTFKYKSNFIKETAKWDYLVAPNQYSSEIFERAFLFNGKMIESGYPRNDYLIQEDNKETIHELKKSLNIPTDKKVILYAPTWRDNQFYQKGKYKFDLSLDLDHMKKELGEEYVVVLRMHYLIAENFDLGPYEGFAYDLSKHEDIRDLYLISDILITDYSSVFFDYANLRRPIIFYVYDLDEYRDSLRGFYLDLETESPGPLAKTTDDVIYSIKEFQMSNYLLGDNFEKFYDRFCNWEDGESSKRVVQEVFKK; from the coding sequence ATGAAATCAAATAATAAACAAGAGCCGTGTGTTGTAGATATTAAAATTCATGAAAATCAGAAAATGTCTATTTTTATACCTATAGATACAAAGGATCGTAACAATCGCTTAATTCTAGTTAATAGAAATAATCAGGAAGAAATCAGTTTGCCAATAAAAATTAAGTATGTTAACGGTGAAACCCAACTTCTTTATAGTGTTTTAGACTATTTTGACTTAAAAGGAATATTGCTTAATGGAGAGTTTTGGGATTTATACTTACAAAATAGTAAAGGCACTCAGAGGGTGATTTGTAAGAACAATTCAATTGAATTTGTAAGAATAAACGGAGAAGCAGGCACATTTCATGCTTATATTACAAAAAAAGGGAACATTTCCTTTAAGCATAGCGAGGTGGAACTGTTTGCTGGTGTGAATAATGTGGAATTTCAAAATGATGGAGTTTTGATCGTAGAAGGGCTAATAGAAAAGATAGATCTTAAAAGGGTGCATGAGAAATATCTGGCTATAACGGATGTTTCGAATAACGAAAGTCGTTTACCTATAGACATTACTGAAAGAACAGGTAAGCAATTTGACACTTTTCAAGCTCAATTGAAACTTGATAAAAAGTATATTGAATCGTTACCTAACTCATTAAAATTCACCCTTGGTGTAGAGTTCACAGAAGAGGAAACAGTTATAGTAAAAGAAAGTCCACGACTTAAGTACCATGGAGCCATTAAGTTTGAAGATACATTCACGTTTAATAATGAAGATACAAAACTTAAAGTAACTATTAAACCAACTAAGAAAAAAAGGTATTTATCAGTTAAAATATTGGAGGATAACCCTCTAAAGGAAACTGCTGACAAGCTTGAGTTAAAAGTAGTGAAAATGAGAAGAGGTAAAAGAGCATTAAAGCTTTATAAACATATATTTAATATTGCAAGCTTACTTCCTAAGAAAAAGAATTTAGTTGTTTTCGAAAGCTTTCACGGTAAACAGTATAGCGATAGTCCTCGGGCGGTTTACGAATATATGAAGGTGAACGAGCCTGAATATCAATTGATTTGGAGTGCAGATAGAAGATATTATAGCGACCTTAAATCCAAGGGTCTTCCTGTTGTAAGGCGCTTTTCAGTAAAATGGCTAATAGTAATGACTAGAGCTAAATACTGGGTTACAAATACCCGACTTCCGAATTGGATACCAAAGCCAAGAGGGACCGAGTATTTACAAACATGGCATGGCACACCTTTAAAACGCTTAGCAGTTGATATGGAAGAGGTCCATATGCCTGGAACTAATACGTTTAAATATAAAAGTAACTTTATTAAAGAAACTGCTAAATGGGATTATTTAGTGGCACCTAATCAATACTCCAGTGAGATATTTGAACGAGCATTCTTATTTAATGGAAAAATGATTGAGTCAGGTTACCCAAGAAACGATTATTTAATTCAAGAGGATAATAAGGAAACGATTCACGAATTGAAAAAATCTTTAAACATACCGACTGATAAAAAAGTCATTTTATATGCTCCAACTTGGAGAGACAATCAATTTTATCAAAAAGGAAAATACAAGTTCGATTTGAGTCTGGATTTAGATCATATGAAGAAAGAACTAGGTGAAGAATATGTAGTCGTTCTTCGGATGCATTATTTAATTGCTGAAAACTTCGACCTTGGGCCGTATGAAGGTTTTGCCTACGATCTTTCTAAGCATGAAGATATAAGGGATTTGTATTTAATTTCTGATATATTAATCACAGATTATTCTTCTGTTTTCTTTGATTACGCGAACTTAAGAAGACCGATTATTTTTTATGTATATGATCTTGATGAATACCGTGACAGCTTAAGAGGATTTTACCTTGATTTAGAAACAGAATCCCCAGGTCCACTGGCTAAAACAACCGATGATGTAATTTATTCCATTAAGGAATTTCAAATGAGCAATTATCTTCTTGGTGATAATTTCGAGAAGTTTTATGATCGGTTCTGTAACTGGGAAGATGGGGAATCTTCCAAAAGGGTTGTCCAGGAAGTCTTTAAAAAATAG
- a CDS encoding glycosyltransferase, whose translation MDKNQPIYFLMNSIDVVKGGLTRASLKQASTFAEMGYDVHMLTFNYNLNYPKIRKKLLDLGKINPAVKIRNIYEDMEEMSENERLTPASPKEASLSNLADGGNLDKRDGYNAFRVYKNGLYVKYIALNEDDSLKFIDYFNENRYRTKRVEYDLIGNIRRILYMDYENNKPRQTIHFNKGGTAYLSIWTTSSGKIQRINIFQNNGEIEKVYTGAAGDISFKQSWLQRCISGKRHPIIVTDTRSTDELLATFQNKDAIKIWRLHSSHLDKPFSVDAPITKKVKTGVKYLTNFDGVLLLTNQQRVDLIERFGNNSLFYVVPHFHEQKKKKSLLNSLPYRKNQDEKKAVIISRLSTLKRIDHAIYAFKEVVNDVPDAKLEIWGKGDEESNLTKLINELGLQDSIEIKGYTHEPDKIYKSALFSVLTSKSEGFALSVLESMVNKTPVISYNIRYGPNELISNNETGFLVENGSTSELSRKMIELFKNPEAARRTGENAADFIDQNYSKELYKKKWIESLNDIINKKKS comes from the coding sequence GTGGACAAGAACCAACCGATATATTTTTTAATGAACTCCATTGATGTAGTTAAAGGAGGACTAACCAGGGCTTCCCTAAAACAAGCTTCCACATTCGCTGAAATGGGCTATGATGTACACATGCTTACCTTCAACTATAACTTAAACTATCCAAAAATTCGAAAGAAGTTACTAGACCTAGGAAAGATTAATCCTGCTGTTAAAATTAGAAACATATACGAAGATATGGAAGAAATGAGTGAAAATGAAAGATTAACCCCAGCTTCTCCAAAAGAGGCTTCTTTAAGTAATTTAGCCGATGGAGGAAATTTAGATAAGAGAGATGGCTATAATGCATTCAGAGTCTATAAAAATGGACTTTATGTTAAATATATTGCTCTAAACGAGGATGACTCCCTTAAGTTCATTGACTATTTTAACGAAAATCGTTATAGAACAAAACGAGTTGAATACGACCTTATTGGCAATATAAGAAGGATTCTATATATGGACTACGAGAACAATAAGCCCAGACAAACTATCCATTTTAATAAAGGCGGAACAGCCTACCTTTCAATTTGGACCACATCTAGCGGGAAAATACAAAGAATAAACATTTTCCAAAACAATGGAGAAATTGAAAAAGTTTACACCGGTGCAGCGGGGGATATTTCCTTTAAACAAAGTTGGCTCCAAAGATGTATTTCCGGTAAACGTCATCCAATTATAGTTACTGATACAAGGTCAACTGATGAATTATTAGCAACATTCCAAAATAAAGATGCTATTAAAATTTGGAGGTTACACAGTTCTCATTTAGATAAGCCATTTAGTGTTGATGCGCCAATAACCAAAAAAGTCAAAACTGGAGTTAAGTATTTAACGAATTTTGATGGTGTATTATTGTTAACAAACCAACAAAGAGTAGATCTTATAGAAAGGTTTGGTAATAACTCATTATTTTATGTGGTGCCACACTTTCACGAACAAAAGAAAAAGAAGTCTTTACTTAACTCATTACCTTACCGGAAAAATCAAGATGAAAAAAAAGCTGTCATTATTAGTAGATTATCTACACTTAAGCGAATAGACCATGCCATATATGCATTTAAAGAAGTTGTAAATGATGTACCTGACGCAAAATTAGAAATTTGGGGTAAAGGTGATGAGGAAAGTAATCTCACAAAGTTGATTAATGAACTGGGGCTTCAGGACAGTATAGAGATAAAAGGATACACACATGAGCCTGATAAAATATATAAAAGTGCCTTATTTTCTGTATTAACCTCTAAAAGTGAGGGCTTTGCTCTATCCGTTCTTGAAAGTATGGTTAATAAAACACCAGTTATTAGCTATAATATTAGGTATGGACCTAACGAGTTAATCTCCAATAACGAAACTGGTTTCCTGGTTGAAAATGGCTCAACTAGCGAACTCTCAAGAAAAATGATTGAACTATTTAAAAACCCCGAAGCTGCTAGAAGGACTGGGGAAAATGCCGCTGATTTTATAGATCAAAACTATAGTAAGGAATTATATAAGAAGAAATGGATAGAATCACTTAATGATATTATTAATAAAAAAAAGTCTTAA
- a CDS encoding ABC transporter permease codes for MKSSIIVIKEQIKYFYLIRRLSLYELKSTNNNNYLGMLWELLNPAIQISIYWFVFGVGIRGNKVGAGGMDFFPWMLSGIVVWFLFNQGLIQASKSIYTKIKMLSKMNFPMSVIPSYVIFSKFYPHLLLLALVSAILTILGYPINIYYLQLPIYMGAVLALLYSLSLILSTLSTIVRDVQMFLQSVLRMLLYLSPILWDITQLGQDLAWLKVIMKINPFYYIVEGYRTSLLGQGWYFIDHWQYTLYFIGVIAGLFIIGSALHVKFRRHFIDFL; via the coding sequence ATGAAGTCATCGATTATAGTTATTAAAGAACAAATTAAATATTTTTATTTAATACGAAGGCTATCCTTGTATGAACTTAAAAGTACAAACAATAATAATTACTTAGGAATGCTTTGGGAATTATTAAATCCTGCTATTCAAATTTCTATTTATTGGTTTGTCTTTGGAGTTGGGATCCGCGGTAACAAAGTAGGTGCAGGGGGCATGGACTTTTTCCCCTGGATGCTATCTGGTATAGTTGTTTGGTTCTTGTTTAATCAAGGTTTGATACAGGCTTCTAAATCTATCTATACCAAGATAAAAATGCTCTCAAAAATGAATTTTCCAATGAGTGTTATACCAAGTTATGTTATTTTCTCAAAATTTTATCCTCATTTATTGTTATTGGCGTTAGTTTCGGCTATTTTAACAATATTAGGTTATCCAATTAATATTTACTACCTTCAGTTACCAATATATATGGGGGCAGTACTTGCCTTGCTATATTCCCTTTCCTTAATATTGTCGACACTTTCAACGATTGTTCGTGACGTACAGATGTTCCTTCAATCAGTGTTGAGAATGTTGCTTTATCTGTCACCAATCCTTTGGGATATTACTCAGTTGGGGCAAGATTTAGCTTGGCTTAAGGTAATTATGAAGATTAATCCATTTTATTATATTGTAGAAGGCTACCGAACATCACTATTAGGTCAAGGCTGGTATTTCATTGACCATTGGCAGTATACTTTATATTTCATTGGAGTAATAGCAGGGTTGTTTATTATTGGTTCAGCTTTACACGTGAAATTCAGAAGACACTTTATTGATTTTCTATAA
- a CDS encoding glycosyltransferase family 4 protein, which produces MEFRAFLFCLIAVVLLTPLVKKLAIYIGATDSPDSRKVHKRLMPRLGGLAIFLSVLLGVSIFMPENVYTWPIMVGATIIVATGIMDDIYGIAPWYKLSGQTLAAVIVIVNGVEVEFINLPYGGQLEFGMLSFPITLLWIVGITNAINLVDGLDGLAAGISAIALLTVSGMAITMGNSFVMLMGLMMFGATLGFLVFNFYPAKIFMGDTGAMFLGFMIGVLSLLGFKNVTLFSLVIPILILGVPISDTIFAILRRAMTGRPIMKPDSAHLHHCLLKLGYSHPETVIMIYTMSALFSLSAVFFSQATLISSLLMGTIILITVELMVEITGAAGERYRPILNRIEAARSKE; this is translated from the coding sequence ATGGAGTTCAGGGCCTTTTTATTTTGCTTGATAGCTGTTGTTTTATTAACACCTCTTGTGAAAAAATTAGCGATTTATATCGGAGCAACAGACTCTCCTGATTCTCGAAAAGTCCATAAACGCTTAATGCCGCGGTTAGGTGGATTAGCGATTTTCTTAAGCGTGTTGCTTGGAGTAAGTATATTTATGCCGGAAAATGTGTACACATGGCCGATTATGGTCGGAGCAACGATCATTGTTGCCACGGGAATCATGGACGATATTTACGGAATTGCCCCTTGGTACAAGTTAAGTGGACAAACTTTAGCAGCTGTAATTGTGATCGTAAATGGGGTAGAGGTTGAATTCATTAATCTTCCATATGGGGGTCAATTAGAATTCGGCATGTTAAGCTTCCCTATTACACTGCTTTGGATTGTTGGCATTACGAACGCTATAAACCTCGTGGACGGTTTGGACGGACTAGCTGCAGGCATCTCTGCAATTGCTTTATTGACCGTTTCAGGGATGGCCATAACCATGGGGAATTCATTTGTAATGCTGATGGGCTTAATGATGTTCGGTGCGACTTTAGGGTTTCTTGTGTTTAACTTTTACCCAGCAAAAATCTTCATGGGTGATACAGGGGCTATGTTCTTAGGCTTTATGATCGGAGTTCTTTCGTTACTTGGATTTAAAAACGTTACCCTTTTTTCTTTAGTTATCCCTATTCTCATCCTAGGTGTACCAATATCAGACACAATATTTGCGATTCTTCGTCGAGCCATGACAGGACGTCCCATAATGAAACCTGATTCTGCTCATTTACACCATTGCTTGCTAAAGCTTGGGTATAGCCATCCTGAAACCGTAATTATGATTTATACGATGAGTGCTTTATTCAGTTTATCAGCAGTGTTTTTCTCACAAGCCACATTAATAAGTTCCCTGCTCATGGGAACAATTATCCTGATTACAGTAGAGTTAATGGTTGAAATTACTGGGGCCGCCGGTGAAAGATATCGTCCCATTTTAAACAGAATAGAAGCAGCTAGAAGTAAAGAGTAA
- the tagH gene encoding teichoic acids export ABC transporter ATP-binding subunit TagH, whose translation MAKSVIVKDVTKIYKLFESPKERLLDLIIPRKSYGEDFYALQNVSFDVDEGDIIGFVGVNGSGKSTLSNIIAGVVPESSGSVEVKGQAAIIAVNSGLDNKLTGRENIELKLLMLGFNQQQIKELEDEIIDFAEVEKFIDQPVKSYSSGMKSRLGFAISVNVDPDILLIDEALSVGDKAFAEKSLAKMYEFKESGKTMFFVSHSIGQMKKFCEKVVWLEYGSVKEYGPAKEVLNHYEEFLEKYKKMSKKEKQQYKEEVTSKQSGIKAAT comes from the coding sequence ATGGCTAAATCAGTCATTGTAAAAGATGTTACAAAAATTTATAAGCTTTTTGAGAGTCCAAAGGAACGTTTGTTAGACCTGATTATTCCTCGGAAATCCTATGGGGAAGACTTTTATGCGCTTCAGAATGTCAGTTTTGATGTGGACGAGGGTGACATTATAGGTTTTGTTGGAGTGAATGGCTCCGGTAAATCAACTTTGTCTAATATTATTGCTGGCGTTGTCCCTGAATCTTCTGGTTCGGTAGAGGTGAAAGGACAAGCTGCCATCATTGCGGTTAATTCTGGACTGGACAATAAGTTGACAGGTCGTGAAAACATCGAGCTAAAGCTCCTTATGCTGGGCTTCAATCAACAGCAAATCAAAGAACTTGAAGACGAGATTATTGATTTTGCCGAAGTTGAAAAGTTTATTGATCAGCCAGTAAAGTCGTATTCCAGCGGGATGAAGTCACGCCTTGGTTTTGCGATCTCAGTTAACGTGGATCCTGATATTTTGCTTATTGATGAAGCCTTATCTGTAGGTGATAAAGCTTTCGCAGAAAAAAGTTTAGCGAAAATGTACGAGTTTAAAGAGAGTGGAAAGACGATGTTCTTTGTTAGTCACTCGATCGGACAGATGAAAAAGTTTTGTGAAAAAGTAGTATGGCTAGAGTACGGATCAGTTAAAGAATATGGTCCCGCCAAAGAAGTTCTTAATCACTACGAAGAGTTTTTAGAGAAGTATAAGAAAATGTCTAAAAAAGAGAAGCAGCAATATAAAGAAGAGGTTACTAGTAAGCAAAGCGGCATAAAGGCAGCAACTTAA